One genomic window of Conexivisphaerales archaeon includes the following:
- a CDS encoding glycosyltransferase, producing MEEFPLVGIIVTAYNNGKTIVQTLSTLSAQTYPNKEIIVVCDNNSKDDTVLKVNDYIKNVKDARIVYCEGVGRSEARNIGWQNTSASIIMFADGDDLYEEEYISKAVRALQASPDYGGVCLGGTALVTTNSLLNKFYKSYGSTDERMPAGREPDWAWVYRRECLVMVKGYDESLDQGEDKDLCSRVKALGFRIAYVEGINWYHRKPETIRDLLKKEYFAGKRRVAYEIKVNKKNRYLFSSLAIVYGVMLLFTGYYAGATMSLLVIGLTIFLFFVYSSLRRKASTVTEVIGFTLLDFLMKISYTVGQIDGTVTLSLRKTTIYTRGEES from the coding sequence ATGGAAGAGTTTCCCCTGGTAGGAATCATAGTTACAGCGTATAATAATGGTAAAACCATCGTCCAAACTCTTTCAACTCTTTCGGCGCAGACATATCCAAATAAGGAAATAATAGTTGTATGTGACAATAACTCAAAGGACGATACAGTGCTTAAAGTTAATGATTACATTAAAAACGTCAAAGATGCAAGAATAGTGTACTGTGAAGGTGTTGGGAGGTCAGAGGCCAGAAACATAGGATGGCAGAATACCTCTGCTTCGATAATAATGTTCGCAGACGGCGATGATCTCTATGAAGAAGAATACATCAGCAAGGCTGTTCGAGCTTTACAGGCATCGCCAGATTACGGTGGGGTATGCTTGGGTGGGACAGCGCTAGTGACGACTAACAGCTTACTAAACAAATTCTACAAATCTTATGGTTCTACTGATGAGAGAATGCCTGCAGGTCGTGAGCCTGACTGGGCCTGGGTGTACAGAAGAGAATGTCTTGTAATGGTTAAAGGTTATGACGAATCGCTTGACCAGGGGGAAGACAAAGACCTCTGCAGCAGAGTAAAGGCTCTAGGTTTTAGAATAGCGTACGTGGAGGGAATAAACTGGTACCATAGAAAGCCTGAAACGATCAGAGACTTGCTGAAGAAAGAGTATTTCGCCGGTAAGAGAAGAGTAGCATATGAGATTAAGGTTAACAAGAAGAATAGGTATCTCTTTTCAAGCCTAGCTATTGTCTACGGAGTGATGTTGCTGTTTACAGGCTACTATGCTGGAGCAACGATGTCCTTACTAGTAATCGGGTTGACTATCTTTTTATTCTTCGTTTATTCATCTCTCCGTAGGAAAGCTTCAACGGTTACTGAAGTCATCGGTTTCACCTTATTAGACTTCCTGATGAAGATTTCATACACAGTAGGTCAGATAGATGGAACGGTCACTTTGTCGTTAAGGAAGACCACCATATATACGCGAGGAGAGGAATCGTAA
- a CDS encoding bi-domain-containing oxidoreductase — MKQVIARAGKVEVVDVPVPSLNDNEVLVKTHYSVISSGTESWTIQSTEPVTPNDLIEDRSKLGKAVELSRNVVRREGLAGFIDYVKFVKNPQVPLGYSLSGVVIKIGKNVKDIVLGDRVACAGEGRACHAEYVSVPRNLLVKVPQEVSMPEASFTTIGAIALHGFRTSGAQIGEKVGVIGAGLVGNLVIQIANAAGCEVVAIDQREDRLRLAIQSGASIALTPSDPLLESKVQSFTLSRGLDRVIICAATPSSEPVNLAGKLLRDRGVVTIVGRVGMNFDRKDYYQKEIEVRMSRSLGPGRYDPVYEDRSVDYPIGYVRWTLNRNMESFLQLLKNGKLKVSDLVASTFPIQRAEEAYETLMKESKVAVLLEYNTQTTEPPVATVQLKTRTITGAINVGLVGPGNFAKEILIPLLRKNRNYNLEWVVSSNPLHAKRVAERYGFKKYGTDYEEMIRDKSIDLVIITTPNNLHYPMTVKAALSGKAVFVEKPLCISEEELEEITKVQAETKVPIIVGFNRRYSSLVLKMKEEMKKLSPPFLINYRVNADYIPLARWVQDPSIGGGRVIAECCHFIDLFNYLLGFQSPNINAVSLSTNGSTSLTRDNIVLVLKYPDGSVANLVYSAMGNRSMERERIEVFGNGRVFVIEDFRKLMIYTPERVSVHNLSDIDKGHEAELVEIEKLLRGKPNSVIDFTEAINSTRLTFLAEKILRSS, encoded by the coding sequence ATGAAACAGGTAATAGCTAGAGCGGGCAAAGTAGAAGTCGTGGACGTCCCTGTTCCTTCGTTGAACGACAACGAGGTCCTTGTCAAAACCCATTACTCGGTGATAAGTTCAGGTACTGAATCTTGGACAATACAGTCGACTGAACCCGTCACGCCGAACGACCTAATCGAGGACAGGTCCAAATTAGGTAAGGCTGTAGAGTTGTCAAGAAATGTTGTTAGGCGGGAAGGTTTAGCTGGATTTATTGATTACGTAAAATTTGTAAAGAATCCTCAGGTGCCGCTTGGGTACAGCTTATCCGGTGTTGTTATTAAGATAGGTAAGAATGTGAAGGATATAGTGTTGGGTGACAGGGTAGCGTGCGCAGGCGAAGGAAGAGCCTGCCACGCAGAATACGTATCTGTGCCACGTAATCTGCTAGTAAAGGTTCCTCAAGAAGTGTCTATGCCTGAAGCATCGTTCACTACCATAGGTGCAATAGCTCTCCATGGATTTAGAACTTCTGGAGCACAAATTGGCGAAAAGGTGGGCGTAATAGGTGCAGGTCTGGTTGGAAATTTGGTCATCCAGATAGCAAACGCAGCGGGATGCGAAGTAGTGGCAATAGACCAAAGAGAGGATAGGCTGAGACTTGCTATCCAGTCGGGTGCCTCAATAGCGCTGACGCCTAGCGACCCTTTACTGGAAAGCAAGGTTCAGAGCTTTACACTTAGCAGAGGTTTAGACCGCGTGATTATTTGTGCTGCTACTCCAAGTAGCGAACCAGTAAACCTAGCAGGAAAGCTGTTGCGTGATAGAGGCGTGGTCACGATAGTTGGCAGAGTAGGAATGAACTTTGACAGAAAGGACTACTATCAGAAGGAGATAGAGGTGAGGATGTCCAGGTCGCTGGGGCCTGGCAGATACGACCCTGTTTATGAAGATAGATCGGTCGATTATCCCATAGGATATGTAAGATGGACGCTGAATCGCAATATGGAGTCCTTTCTACAATTGCTGAAGAACGGGAAATTGAAGGTTTCCGACTTGGTAGCATCTACTTTTCCTATACAGAGAGCAGAAGAGGCCTATGAAACTTTGATGAAGGAATCCAAGGTCGCCGTCTTGCTTGAGTATAACACACAAACCACAGAACCTCCAGTTGCTACGGTTCAATTGAAAACTAGAACAATAACAGGCGCCATCAACGTTGGATTGGTTGGTCCGGGCAACTTTGCAAAGGAGATACTTATCCCTCTGCTCAGAAAGAACAGAAACTATAACCTAGAGTGGGTTGTTTCCTCGAATCCTTTACATGCCAAAAGAGTTGCAGAGAGGTATGGATTCAAAAAGTATGGTACTGACTACGAAGAAATGATCAGAGATAAAAGCATAGATCTGGTTATAATAACAACTCCAAACAATCTGCATTATCCAATGACGGTAAAAGCAGCCCTGAGTGGGAAAGCTGTATTTGTGGAGAAGCCTCTGTGCATAAGCGAAGAAGAATTGGAAGAAATAACAAAGGTTCAGGCTGAAACAAAAGTACCAATAATCGTCGGTTTCAACAGAAGGTATTCTTCTCTTGTCTTAAAAATGAAGGAAGAGATGAAGAAATTGAGTCCTCCCTTTCTTATTAATTACAGGGTAAACGCTGACTATATACCTCTGGCAAGGTGGGTGCAGGACCCGAGCATAGGGGGAGGCAGAGTCATAGCTGAATGTTGTCACTTTATTGACCTCTTCAATTATCTGCTAGGATTTCAAAGTCCTAACATTAACGCTGTATCTTTATCGACAAACGGCTCCACCTCACTTACAAGAGACAACATCGTTCTTGTGCTTAAGTACCCGGATGGTTCTGTGGCTAATCTTGTATACTCAGCGATGGGGAATAGGTCGATGGAAAGAGAGAGGATAGAAGTATTTGGAAACGGCAGGGTCTTTGTTATAGAAGACTTCAGAAAACTTATGATATATACCCCAGAACGCGTTTCTGTACACAATCTTTCGGATATAGATAAGGGGCATGAGGCAGAGTTGGTTGAGATCGAAAAACTTCTAAGAGGTAAGCCCAATAGCGTCATAGATTTTACGGAAGCTATAAACTCAACAAGGTTGACTTTTCTTGCTGAGAAAATTCTCCGGTCTAGTTAG
- a CDS encoding glycosyltransferase family A protein has translation MSVKYSICITNFNSKKTIERSLKSIFDQIDESFEVIVVDSRSNDGSELYLRDMARSGSLKLIETKCSRGKGRQLALEKSEGTYIIAHMDMDEVFRPVLKQFLNLYHHVCDGKILVATDSTGIWRQNITVGPRDTIMSLGGWRDLQFAEDWDLWSRAAQRDLYRWTVYDIVELAGNTMKVKGLRTFTTRVARYRDQLRLGRKIFTPAYDTKINLHQRLALIIARIVSNFYESYRSDFNKSFACSDKEYLIPSAVPT, from the coding sequence ATGTCGGTCAAGTACAGCATCTGCATCACAAATTTCAATAGCAAGAAGACGATAGAAAGGTCGCTTAAAAGTATCTTCGACCAGATAGACGAATCGTTTGAGGTTATTGTCGTGGACAGCAGAAGTAATGACGGGTCAGAATTATACCTAAGGGATATGGCAAGGTCTGGTAGCTTAAAGCTTATTGAGACTAAGTGCTCTAGGGGAAAAGGAAGGCAACTTGCGTTGGAGAAATCCGAAGGAACATACATAATAGCTCACATGGATATGGACGAGGTATTCAGACCAGTCCTGAAGCAGTTCTTGAACCTTTACCATCATGTCTGTGACGGTAAAATATTGGTGGCGACGGACAGCACAGGTATTTGGAGGCAAAACATAACGGTAGGACCTAGGGATACAATTATGTCACTGGGGGGATGGAGGGACCTTCAGTTCGCAGAAGACTGGGACCTCTGGAGTAGAGCAGCACAAAGAGACCTTTACCGCTGGACGGTATATGATATTGTTGAGCTTGCTGGTAACACTATGAAGGTTAAAGGCTTAAGAACATTCACTACCAGAGTAGCCCGTTACAGAGACCAACTAAGATTAGGAAGGAAAATCTTCACTCCAGCTTATGATACTAAGATTAATCTGCATCAGAGGCTGGCCCTGATTATTGCAAGGATTGTTTCTAATTTTTACGAATCCTATCGCTCAGACTTCAACAAGTCGTTTGCTTGCAGTGACAAAGAATATCTCATTCCAAGCGCGGTGCCAACGTAA
- a CDS encoding ABC transporter ATP-binding protein, whose amino-acid sequence MSKSYRVYSDLRIGHGAAINIFNFFRKITGKGSKRVLALDGVTFQVRRGEVFGLLGPNGAGKTTLIKILSTLVLPDSGRAVVDGIDIVKRPRAAVKRLQTVLSESIGFDRRLTGRANLEFFAELYGIPKKEARERIDNLLKFTNMTESANVMFQRYSTGMMRKLLLCRALLTNASILLFDEPTASLDPLAASEFRKLIRHDLADRQKKTILLATHNLWEAEQICDRIALLKKGRIIAIGTPREIKDMVADKVNISMLVSNFAHERISEVTESLLKVKGISSVEVRDNFDDEGHVRINLEGNKNLNYNELFDKVSSFGLEINMLESMQPTLEEAFLKLNLEASR is encoded by the coding sequence TTGAGCAAGTCGTATAGGGTATATTCCGATCTAAGAATAGGTCATGGTGCAGCAATTAACATATTCAACTTCTTCAGAAAAATTACCGGCAAAGGTTCGAAGAGAGTCTTGGCTTTAGACGGAGTTACATTTCAGGTAAGAAGAGGCGAAGTCTTCGGTCTCCTAGGACCTAACGGTGCAGGAAAGACCACGTTGATCAAGATACTCTCTACGCTTGTTCTGCCCGACTCGGGCAGAGCTGTGGTTGATGGGATAGATATAGTTAAAAGACCGAGAGCGGCCGTCAAAAGACTTCAGACGGTTCTGTCAGAATCGATCGGATTCGACAGAAGACTTACAGGAAGAGCTAATTTAGAGTTTTTTGCAGAACTGTACGGTATACCAAAAAAAGAAGCTAGAGAAAGAATCGATAACCTGTTAAAGTTCACCAACATGACGGAAAGTGCAAACGTAATGTTTCAAAGATACTCAACAGGGATGATGAGAAAACTACTCTTGTGCAGGGCCCTCCTTACAAACGCGTCAATTCTTCTCTTTGATGAGCCTACGGCTTCCCTTGACCCGTTAGCTGCTTCCGAATTCAGGAAGCTAATCAGGCATGACCTTGCGGATAGACAGAAGAAGACAATACTCCTTGCCACACATAACCTTTGGGAAGCCGAACAGATATGTGACAGGATAGCTCTGCTCAAGAAAGGGAGAATAATCGCGATAGGTACTCCAAGGGAGATAAAAGACATGGTTGCAGATAAAGTAAACATATCAATGCTCGTTTCAAATTTCGCGCATGAACGCATTTCAGAAGTAACTGAATCACTTCTTAAGGTTAAGGGTATAAGCTCTGTCGAAGTGAGGGATAACTTTGATGATGAAGGTCATGTAAGAATAAATCTGGAAGGGAACAAGAATCTCAACTATAACGAGCTCTTCGATAAGGTATCTTCGTTCGGTCTTGAAATCAATATGCTGGAGTCTATGCAACCAACGCTTGAAGAGGCTTTTCTGAAACTGAATCTGGAGGCGAGCAGGTAA
- a CDS encoding glycosyltransferase family 4 protein, translating into MKLRICYVVPDVHIPNVRGASTHVLELSLAFSRLGDEVHVICRRSPHEKGEEIYSGISLHRLYRGVIGPLSRREALVAEGKNELGVTSLGYSLYLKSIYSLYAGLETSYIAKVNRSDFIIERETAFGAGALASKLLRKPLVLELIGPKYSQISMSESKFVIAYNEKMVPEYAKSKTIYVKAAVNTTLFRPDRRAREAVRKMLGMDDATMIVGYVGTFQSWHGIDDLVRVAEHFRTRKDVKFLLVGPLHTSASNSYKTENIIMTGPVPYPLVYRYINAFDIAVAPYNLTRSTGERRSKGMGSPLKVLEYMACAKPCVASSVKQVTEILEDGFTGKIYPEGDVHSLAVKIEELLKDEDERRRIGENALRVAQSYTWDKLAEKIHASIESHLKFRN; encoded by the coding sequence ATGAAACTTCGCATCTGCTACGTCGTTCCGGATGTGCACATTCCAAACGTTCGTGGGGCGTCAACCCACGTGCTAGAGCTATCTTTGGCATTCTCAAGACTTGGGGATGAGGTGCATGTAATATGCAGAAGGTCTCCGCATGAGAAGGGTGAAGAAATTTATTCTGGGATTTCGCTTCATAGACTATACAGGGGCGTGATAGGCCCTCTGAGCAGAAGAGAAGCTCTAGTTGCAGAAGGAAAGAATGAACTTGGAGTAACTTCACTTGGTTATTCGCTCTATCTCAAGAGCATCTATTCACTTTATGCAGGATTGGAAACTTCATACATAGCAAAGGTCAACAGATCGGATTTCATAATAGAAAGGGAGACAGCCTTTGGCGCAGGTGCTCTGGCTTCAAAACTACTCAGAAAACCACTTGTTCTTGAGCTCATCGGACCCAAGTACAGCCAGATCTCAATGTCTGAAAGTAAATTCGTTATAGCATATAATGAGAAGATGGTTCCTGAATATGCCAAGTCAAAGACAATTTATGTTAAGGCTGCAGTCAATACTACTCTCTTTAGGCCTGATAGAAGAGCTAGAGAAGCTGTAAGAAAGATGCTGGGGATGGACGATGCAACTATGATAGTAGGTTACGTCGGAACTTTTCAGTCTTGGCATGGCATAGACGACCTCGTGAGAGTAGCTGAGCATTTTAGGACAAGGAAAGATGTCAAATTTCTGCTGGTCGGACCTCTTCATACAAGTGCTTCCAATTCTTACAAAACAGAAAACATCATCATGACGGGTCCCGTACCTTACCCGCTTGTATATCGATACATAAACGCCTTCGACATAGCTGTAGCACCGTATAATCTTACAAGGAGCACAGGTGAAAGAAGGTCAAAGGGGATGGGCTCTCCGCTTAAGGTTCTAGAGTATATGGCGTGCGCAAAACCATGTGTAGCAAGCTCCGTAAAACAGGTAACAGAGATATTGGAAGACGGTTTTACTGGGAAAATTTACCCAGAGGGTGATGTACATTCATTAGCAGTTAAAATTGAAGAACTACTCAAAGACGAAGATGAGAGACGCAGAATCGGGGAGAACGCATTGCGAGTTGCACAGAGCTATACGTGGGACAAACTAGCTGAAAAAATACATGCGAGCATTGAATCGCATCTAAAGTTCAGAAACTGA
- a CDS encoding SDR family NAD(P)-dependent oxidoreductase: MLELSGANILITGGAGFIGSHLADSLLRLGCKVTVLDNFDDFYSGKEENVKHNLGNSKYRLIKADIRDQAAVDSACKGIDVIFHLAAQAGIRYCNLDPVKTNSVNVDGTINVLNSARKHGVKKLVYASSSSVFGKIVKVPIDENHPTNPTSVYGASKLSAEKYCLAYFESYGLQVTCLRYFSVYGPRGRPDQVIHAFVKNILGGQSPIIYGDGSHSRDFTFVSDVVSATILSAMREESSGRVFNIGYGKEYRIIDVAEMILDALNSNKPPAFKEGYQGDFPRTLCNNRKAQELLGWKAQVPLREGISYFIEWYKLNRREVYQKVN; the protein is encoded by the coding sequence TTGCTGGAGCTTAGTGGAGCAAACATCCTGATCACAGGAGGAGCAGGGTTCATAGGCTCCCATCTTGCAGATTCGCTGCTTCGTTTAGGTTGCAAAGTGACAGTTCTCGACAACTTTGATGACTTCTATTCCGGGAAGGAGGAGAACGTGAAACATAACCTTGGGAATTCAAAGTACAGATTGATAAAGGCTGATATCAGAGACCAAGCAGCTGTAGATTCGGCCTGCAAAGGGATAGATGTAATATTCCACCTTGCCGCTCAAGCCGGTATAAGGTACTGCAATCTCGACCCGGTCAAAACAAATTCCGTGAACGTAGACGGAACAATAAACGTCCTGAATTCTGCAAGAAAGCATGGAGTGAAAAAGTTGGTATACGCTTCTTCCTCTTCGGTGTTTGGCAAGATCGTTAAGGTTCCGATTGATGAGAATCACCCGACTAATCCAACCAGTGTATATGGGGCTAGTAAGCTTTCAGCGGAAAAATACTGCTTGGCCTATTTTGAGAGCTACGGCCTGCAAGTGACCTGTTTAAGATACTTCTCTGTCTATGGTCCCAGAGGAAGACCAGACCAGGTAATCCACGCATTCGTCAAGAATATTCTGGGTGGTCAGAGCCCTATAATATATGGCGATGGAAGCCACTCGAGAGACTTCACGTTCGTTTCTGATGTCGTTTCAGCAACAATATTGTCAGCTATGAGGGAAGAGAGCTCAGGCAGGGTCTTCAATATAGGGTATGGGAAAGAATATAGGATAATCGATGTGGCGGAAATGATACTAGATGCTCTTAATTCGAACAAGCCTCCAGCATTCAAGGAAGGCTACCAAGGCGATTTTCCAAGGACGCTGTGCAACAACAGGAAAGCTCAGGAGCTTTTGGGTTGGAAGGCGCAAGTGCCTTTAAGAGAAGGCATATCATACTTCATCGAATGGTATAAGCTGAACAGAAGAGAAGTATACCAGAAAGTAAACTAA
- a CDS encoding glycosyltransferase family 4 protein codes for MVEGISLAIVTPSFYPMIGGIEAYVRGMSRQFVKQGFRVDIYTPDSVLNRKLEPKEETIDGVHIHRLPVALDLSYRLKLWPTLYSALAARGHDIVHVYSHDLYSISALFAAKKNSTPLILTTYGPFNTHADYGSVKLTMFNMYDGLITPVIFRAAQLILVRYPELVGWVRSYGIADGRVDVEPSGMPAGYLVPGDGDRLKRMFGRSPVLLYVGRISRQKGLHHLVMAMKEIVSFSHDAVLVMVGPDYTGYSAYLGELAARIGVSRNIIFHRPITDEAEERDMFASCDIMLMPSSFEGFSQAVLKAMAQAKPVVVTNVGGLPYEVGYGDCGLIIPFANHKAIADAVITLLQSEDLRYKMGEAGRRRASLFTFEYLAERLASEYKRIMN; via the coding sequence TTGGTAGAAGGTATCTCGCTGGCAATAGTAACTCCAAGCTTTTACCCTATGATAGGAGGTATAGAAGCCTATGTCAGGGGTATGAGCAGGCAGTTTGTGAAGCAAGGATTTCGAGTAGATATCTACACACCTGACTCTGTTTTGAATAGAAAACTCGAACCAAAGGAAGAGACTATAGATGGAGTGCACATCCACAGGCTTCCTGTCGCACTTGACCTGAGTTACAGGCTAAAGTTGTGGCCAACTCTTTACAGTGCTTTAGCAGCTAGAGGGCATGATATAGTTCACGTTTACAGTCATGACCTATATTCTATAAGCGCACTCTTTGCAGCAAAGAAGAATTCCACACCTTTGATCCTTACAACCTATGGACCGTTCAACACCCACGCAGATTATGGGTCTGTAAAGCTCACGATGTTCAACATGTACGATGGGCTGATAACTCCTGTCATCTTCAGAGCTGCTCAACTTATACTAGTGAGGTATCCGGAGCTTGTCGGATGGGTCAGGTCCTATGGTATAGCTGATGGAAGGGTTGATGTTGAGCCTTCTGGTATGCCAGCTGGCTACCTTGTTCCAGGCGATGGAGACAGATTGAAGAGAATGTTCGGCAGGTCGCCTGTACTTCTTTACGTTGGCAGGATAAGCAGACAGAAAGGACTGCACCATCTTGTAATGGCCATGAAGGAGATAGTGTCTTTTTCACACGATGCAGTTCTTGTGATGGTTGGGCCTGACTACACCGGCTATTCTGCATATCTGGGCGAGCTAGCTGCAAGAATAGGCGTTTCCAGAAACATAATCTTCCACAGACCCATAACCGATGAAGCAGAGGAAAGAGACATGTTTGCATCCTGCGACATAATGCTGATGCCGAGCAGCTTCGAAGGATTCAGCCAAGCAGTACTGAAAGCCATGGCGCAGGCAAAGCCGGTTGTGGTAACGAATGTTGGAGGTTTACCTTATGAGGTCGGTTACGGCGACTGTGGATTGATAATCCCGTTTGCAAACCACAAGGCGATTGCTGATGCTGTAATTACCTTGCTGCAGAGTGAAGACCTCAGATACAAGATGGGCGAAGCTGGAAGAAGAAGGGCTTCTCTTTTCACTTTTGAATACCTTGCAGAAAGATTAGCTTCAGAATATAAAAGGATTATGAACTGA
- a CDS encoding glycosyltransferase family 4 protein, whose product MKIAQVTPYFYPVEGGVERHVYSLSKLLHERGHEVHVFTYRGDRNGGKLCGSEFYDGLPVRRFSSLFTLGEFARFWPGVMKELVKGEFDVVHAHVYRHPHSDISLIASKVTGSRSVLTAHSPFPPSRMRRRFSRFMVPLYDKTVGHFMLNGFDTVISLTSSEAEKLTSLGLENSKLVTIPHGVDPRHFEKADAERFLSRFKLHDKRYILYLGRINKTKGLEYLLQAFSKVSKEYEDLYLVLAGPVTDREEEEYNNKLVYETSQLGIFGKVIFTGPLSEEEKLAAYESCSVFVLPSVYEPYGIVLLEAAAHGKPLVASYTDGPASIIKDRVNGLLVPPEDAASLADSIHSLMKDEDSAKRMGSAARAMAEGHRWDKIVESIESVYRGMNGW is encoded by the coding sequence TTGAAAATAGCTCAAGTCACTCCATACTTCTATCCGGTTGAGGGCGGAGTTGAGAGGCATGTCTATTCTCTTTCGAAGCTTCTGCATGAGAGGGGGCATGAAGTGCATGTCTTCACATACAGAGGTGACAGAAACGGCGGGAAACTCTGTGGAAGTGAATTCTATGATGGTTTACCTGTCAGAAGGTTCAGTTCCCTGTTTACTTTGGGAGAATTTGCTAGATTCTGGCCTGGAGTAATGAAGGAACTTGTTAAAGGAGAATTCGATGTGGTTCATGCTCATGTCTACAGACATCCTCATTCTGACATATCCTTGATAGCATCAAAAGTTACAGGTAGCAGGTCTGTTCTGACAGCTCACTCTCCATTCCCTCCTTCAAGAATGAGAAGAAGGTTCTCAAGGTTCATGGTTCCTCTGTACGATAAGACGGTGGGTCATTTCATGTTGAACGGTTTCGATACGGTGATTTCGTTAACCAGCTCGGAAGCCGAAAAACTCACATCGCTAGGTCTAGAAAATTCGAAACTCGTAACAATACCACACGGTGTAGATCCCAGACATTTTGAGAAGGCAGACGCAGAAAGATTTCTCTCCAGATTCAAGCTACATGATAAAAGGTACATACTATATCTCGGAAGAATAAACAAAACAAAAGGACTTGAATATCTTCTGCAGGCATTCTCCAAAGTTTCCAAAGAATACGAAGACCTGTACCTCGTTTTAGCTGGGCCAGTAACAGATAGGGAGGAAGAGGAATACAACAACAAGCTAGTCTATGAAACCAGCCAGCTAGGAATATTTGGGAAGGTCATATTTACTGGTCCTCTCTCTGAAGAAGAGAAGCTTGCTGCCTATGAGTCATGTTCAGTCTTTGTGTTACCGAGCGTCTACGAGCCATACGGGATAGTTCTGCTCGAGGCTGCAGCTCATGGCAAACCTCTTGTTGCTAGTTATACTGATGGCCCTGCAAGCATCATCAAAGACAGGGTAAACGGTTTGCTCGTACCTCCCGAAGATGCAGCTTCCTTGGCTGATTCGATCCATTCATTAATGAAGGACGAAGATTCGGCAAAGCGTATGGGTTCAGCTGCCAGGGCGATGGCAGAAGGGCACAGGTGGGATAAGATAGTAGAAAGCATAGAGAGTGTCTACAGGGGTATGAACGGTTGGTAG
- a CDS encoding polysaccharide deacetylase family protein: MLQFKSSVKKSVLSFALSQNPLAFRTAKKLAMRLMKLQYEPNDSEPKRAFCCISVDFDVTRPERARANERGTSSLIMLAERYDLPVTWAVCGRTVEEYPDQFNKITSSTSKKEIAVHTYSHLDVSAATEYELLEDFERFKKAVGDSKYSTFIFPWNRVAHLDTLRNLGFIAYRGKERRIGNAATNEGLLNIAPVIYTGAETYQQSFLPRTLLELCIKTGSIFHLWTHPWDVVFPSPQEYRDKVLDPIFSLMSDYQKSGLLKPMTMGELATHISQNTEASKKSVQEFKAN; the protein is encoded by the coding sequence ATGCTCCAATTTAAGTCTTCCGTCAAGAAGTCGGTTCTGAGCTTTGCTCTTTCACAAAACCCGTTGGCATTTCGCACCGCAAAAAAGCTAGCCATGAGGTTGATGAAGCTGCAATATGAGCCAAACGATTCAGAGCCGAAAAGAGCGTTCTGTTGTATTTCAGTCGATTTTGATGTTACGAGGCCAGAAAGAGCCCGGGCAAACGAAAGAGGAACCTCATCGTTGATCATGCTTGCTGAAAGATATGACCTCCCCGTAACTTGGGCTGTATGTGGAAGGACAGTTGAAGAATACCCTGACCAATTCAATAAAATAACATCATCCACTTCAAAGAAAGAGATAGCTGTCCACACCTATTCTCATCTGGACGTTTCAGCTGCCACTGAATATGAGTTGCTTGAAGATTTTGAAAGATTCAAGAAAGCTGTAGGTGACTCAAAATATTCAACCTTCATCTTTCCGTGGAACAGAGTTGCTCATCTGGATACACTGAGAAACCTCGGTTTCATAGCTTACAGGGGGAAAGAGAGAAGAATCGGAAACGCAGCTACCAACGAAGGGCTTTTGAACATAGCCCCAGTCATTTATACAGGGGCTGAAACATATCAACAGAGCTTCTTACCCAGAACACTTCTTGAACTATGCATCAAGACGGGAAGCATCTTCCATCTATGGACTCATCCGTGGGATGTGGTATTCCCATCCCCCCAAGAGTACAGGGATAAGGTTCTTGACCCCATCTTCTCGCTCATGTCGGATTATCAAAAGAGTGGTCTTCTAAAGCCAATGACTATGGGAGAGTTGGCAACACACATCAGCCAAAATACGGAAGCATCCAAAAAATCAGTTCAGGAATTCAAAGCCAATTGA